A single genomic interval of Phocoenobacter uteri harbors:
- a CDS encoding surface lipoprotein assembly modifier: MVFAYTQEPSKAILNTYKKLDEQPDKLLTQLVNALLQTNVDAVSQLFPLYSKLPKSFQTKDIRLWSLAILSASKGEHLEALNYYEKLHNIYPEMLPLKFQWGMSLFANRRYYEAKRIFTELKGKINSQVPNQILEHIDLEHKWNLLGNFNVVSNYNVNQGNSSQNGWTFGEPRHTYGIHLGIGLEKRWHLPKGFFINTKLMTESDFYPKYKPLNYLSIYSNFGIGYQDTKKEIQLTPFSEIVFNNMNSHFDYGATILGFKTQMNYNISSRWQVGTEYKVQYRSYHQENEALNNHIHKIDVMTLFKPRLRTNLKTNIFYEESFYNSIFKSKGYKTFGVGVLWNEIWGSHLGSQFSMEYYQSRYKGLKMIFNTTEKKSTVNLGIAIWNPKWSMQGVIPKLHFSYSLVKSNIDLFSYKEPKIFIEVFKPF; the protein is encoded by the coding sequence ATGGTTTTTGCATATACTCAAGAACCTTCAAAGGCTATTTTAAATACTTATAAAAAATTAGACGAACAACCCGACAAATTGTTAACACAATTAGTCAATGCACTATTACAGACAAATGTAGATGCTGTTTCTCAGTTATTTCCTCTTTATTCAAAACTGCCTAAGTCATTTCAAACTAAGGATATTAGACTTTGGTCATTGGCTATTTTAAGTGCGAGTAAAGGAGAACATTTAGAAGCACTTAATTATTATGAAAAATTACATAATATCTACCCAGAAATGCTACCATTAAAATTTCAGTGGGGAATGAGCCTATTTGCAAATAGACGGTATTATGAGGCAAAAAGGATTTTTACGGAACTTAAAGGTAAGATAAATTCTCAAGTTCCTAACCAGATATTAGAACATATTGATTTAGAGCATAAATGGAATTTACTCGGTAATTTTAATGTTGTTAGTAATTATAATGTAAATCAAGGAAATAGTTCTCAAAATGGTTGGACTTTTGGAGAGCCTAGACATACCTATGGTATTCATTTAGGTATAGGCTTAGAAAAAAGATGGCATTTACCAAAAGGATTTTTTATAAATACTAAACTAATGACAGAAAGTGATTTTTATCCTAAGTACAAACCACTAAATTATTTGAGTATTTATTCTAATTTTGGGATTGGCTATCAAGATACCAAAAAAGAAATACAATTAACGCCATTTTCAGAGATTGTATTTAATAATATGAACTCTCATTTTGATTATGGTGCTACCATTTTAGGTTTTAAGACCCAAATGAATTATAACATTTCATCAAGATGGCAAGTTGGTACTGAATATAAAGTTCAATATCGATCTTATCATCAAGAGAATGAAGCATTAAATAATCATATTCATAAAATTGATGTAATGACATTATTTAAACCAAGATTAAGAACAAATTTAAAAACAAATATTTTCTATGAAGAAAGTTTTTATAATTCTATTTTTAAATCAAAAGGATATAAAACCTTTGGAGTAGGCGTATTGTGGAATGAGATTTGGGGAAGCCATTTGGGGAGCCAGTTTTCTATGGAATATTATCAATCTCGATACAAAGGTTTAAAAATGATTTTTAATACTACTGAGAAAAAATCAACAGTAAATTTAGGGATAGCCATTTGGAACCCCAAATGGTCAATGCAGGGTGTTATTCCTAAATTACATTTTTCTTATAGTTTAGTGAAAAGTAATATTGACTTATTTAGTTACAAAGAACCAAAAATATTTATTGAAGTATTTAAACCTTTTTAA
- a CDS encoding DeoR/GlpR family DNA-binding transcription regulator, with amino-acid sequence MTKRIDLILETVNRLGKVEVIRLAQEYGVSVETIRRDLTALEKKGLLYRVHGGAINKKVKDAGNSFQTRQRYNLDKKKVMAQKAMEYLFEDMVIGLDASSSSWHFAQLMPDMPCTVVTNSMHNMTALVNKPNIKTIATGGVYSSKYNAFYGPLSEHLLSRLHIDISFISCVGFDSEGRIWESNEMNASVKQKLMNVSKQVFLLADDSKYQKTNLIQLTDFSQIDMIFTTENVDNHLQEICKTHNVSIII; translated from the coding sequence ATGACAAAACGTATCGATCTTATTTTAGAAACGGTGAATCGACTTGGTAAGGTTGAGGTGATCCGTTTGGCACAGGAATATGGGGTTTCTGTGGAAACGATTCGTCGTGATTTAACGGCGCTAGAGAAAAAGGGGCTGCTTTATCGTGTGCATGGCGGGGCGATCAATAAGAAAGTGAAAGATGCAGGTAACTCTTTTCAAACGAGACAACGTTATAACCTAGATAAAAAGAAAGTAATGGCGCAAAAAGCAATGGAATATTTGTTTGAAGATATGGTCATTGGGTTAGATGCAAGTTCTTCAAGTTGGCATTTTGCCCAGTTAATGCCCGATATGCCTTGTACGGTTGTGACAAATTCGATGCATAATATGACCGCTTTGGTGAATAAACCCAACATTAAAACCATTGCGACGGGCGGGGTATATTCGAGCAAATATAATGCCTTTTATGGACCTTTGTCAGAACATTTGTTATCACGCTTGCATATTGATATTAGTTTTATTTCTTGCGTAGGCTTTGATAGTGAAGGGAGAATTTGGGAATCCAATGAGATGAATGCGTCTGTAAAACAGAAGTTAATGAATGTCTCTAAACAAGTTTTTCTACTCGCAGATGATTCAAAATATCAAAAAACAAATTTAATTCAGCTTACCGATTTTTCTCAAATTGATATGATTTTTACTACTGAAAATGTTGATAATCATTTGCAAGAAATTTGTAAAACCCACAATGTGTCTATAATAATTTGA
- the fucU gene encoding L-fucose mutarotase gives MLKGIHPAISPELLKILAEMGHGDELVLSDAHFPAHSLHHKVIRADGISVSTLLSGISPLFEFDAYVDAPLVMMQAVEGDTLDPTVEKNYLNAIQQAVGFTPKLTRIDRFAFYDRAKTAYAVVISGETAKYGNIIIKKGVTPII, from the coding sequence ATGTTAAAAGGTATTCATCCAGCAATCTCGCCAGAGTTGCTAAAAATACTTGCAGAAATGGGGCACGGCGATGAACTTGTATTATCCGATGCACATTTCCCTGCACATTCACTTCATCATAAGGTTATTCGAGCCGATGGAATCAGTGTCAGCACCTTATTAAGTGGCATTAGCCCACTCTTTGAATTTGATGCTTATGTTGATGCACCGTTAGTAATGATGCAAGCAGTGGAAGGGGATACGCTCGATCCAACTGTTGAGAAAAACTACTTAAATGCAATCCAGCAAGCGGTCGGATTTACACCAAAATTAACAAGAATTGATCGCTTTGCCTTTTATGATCGTGCCAAAACTGCTTATGCCGTTGTGATCAGTGGTGAAACCGCAAAATATGGCAATATCATCATTAAAAAAGGTGTGACACCAATTATCTAA
- the fucK gene encoding L-fuculokinase yields the protein MSIALIFDCGATNLRTIAIDEKGKIVASHHIANNTQPDPENPQYHIWDFAEIWQKLETCAEQTIANLQKNHTALSDIKGIAVTTFGVDGAPFDKNGKQIYPIISWKCPRTLPVMANLDKYLNVEQLYQRNGIGQYSFNTLFKLLWLKENKPDVFQKMDKWVFISSMLSQRLTGQFTTDRTMAGTSMMTNLESNDWDSDVLSVLGLTKDHFPTMVNAGEQIGTLSKELAQKFGLNEVPVISCGHDTQFAVFGSGAGLNQPVLSSGTWEILMARTEKAEPHIEFVPQGLTTEFDAQDRCFNPAVQWVGSGVMEWIGKLFFADVVGTDKYYPTMISEGEKVAVGSNGIRFTGTFAATDKPVGLGGITGLSMHNQRGQIYRAALEYMALQLKNGLEVLQKVSHFEAESLICVGGGSKNKLWNQIRADVLGLPLDIVDVAESTVLGAAMFTFAGVGVFENVEQAQQQMQPNKQRIYPSQDSESYQKWLKEI from the coding sequence ATGTCTATTGCACTCATTTTTGACTGTGGCGCGACTAATTTACGCACAATTGCGATTGATGAAAAAGGTAAAATAGTGGCTTCTCATCACATTGCAAACAACACTCAACCAGATCCTGAAAACCCACAATACCATATTTGGGATTTCGCAGAAATTTGGCAAAAGTTAGAAACTTGTGCTGAACAGACAATTGCAAATTTACAAAAAAATCACACCGCTTTATCGGATATTAAAGGGATTGCTGTGACCACTTTTGGGGTGGACGGTGCGCCTTTTGATAAAAATGGTAAACAAATTTATCCGATTATTTCGTGGAAATGCCCACGCACCTTACCTGTGATGGCGAACCTTGATAAATACTTAAATGTTGAACAGTTATATCAACGCAACGGTATTGGTCAATACAGCTTTAACACGCTTTTCAAATTATTATGGCTTAAAGAAAATAAACCTGATGTATTCCAAAAAATGGATAAATGGGTGTTTATCTCTTCAATGCTTAGCCAACGCTTAACGGGTCAATTTACCACTGACCGCACAATGGCGGGAACCTCAATGATGACCAATCTTGAAAGCAATGATTGGGATAGTGATGTGTTATCTGTATTAGGTTTAACCAAAGATCATTTTCCAACAATGGTCAATGCAGGTGAGCAAATAGGGACACTATCAAAAGAGTTAGCTCAAAAATTTGGTTTAAATGAAGTGCCAGTTATTTCTTGCGGACACGACACGCAATTTGCGGTATTCGGTTCAGGGGCAGGTTTAAATCAGCCAGTATTAAGTTCTGGTACGTGGGAAATTTTAATGGCGAGAACCGAGAAAGCCGAGCCACATATTGAATTTGTTCCGCAAGGTTTGACTACTGAATTTGATGCTCAAGATCGCTGTTTTAATCCAGCGGTGCAATGGGTCGGTTCAGGCGTGATGGAGTGGATCGGTAAGCTCTTCTTTGCTGATGTGGTGGGAACAGATAAATATTATCCAACGATGATCAGCGAAGGTGAAAAAGTCGCAGTAGGTTCAAATGGTATCCGCTTTACGGGTACATTCGCAGCAACAGATAAGCCAGTGGGTTTGGGAGGCATCACCGGTTTATCAATGCACAATCAACGCGGACAGATTTATCGTGCGGCGTTGGAATATATGGCATTACAGCTTAAAAATGGTCTGGAAGTATTACAAAAAGTCAGCCACTTCGAAGCAGAAAGTTTAATTTGTGTGGGTGGTGGTTCTAAAAATAAATTATGGAATCAAATCCGTGCCGATGTTTTAGGTTTGCCATTAGATATCGTTGATGTGGCAGAAAGTACCGTTCTAGGTGCTGCAATGTTTACCTTTGCAGGTGTGGGTGTGTTTGAAAATGTCGAACAAGCTCAACAACAGATGCAACCAAATAAACAACGGATTTATCCATCACAAGATAGTGAAAGCTATCAAAAATGGTTAAAAGAAATTTAA
- the fucA gene encoding L-fuculose-phosphate aldolase: protein MNRKELSRKIIDTCLEMTRLGLNQGTAGNVSVRYKDGMLITPTGTPYELLTEDSIVYVDGDRNFEEGKLPSSEWNFHLAVYENRPDCDAVIHNHAINCAAVSILEKEIPAIHYMIAVGGTDRIPCIPYATFGSRKLAEYVGEGIKESKAILLAHHGFIGAEKNLDKALWLAHEVEVLAEWYLKLLATNQPIPILPREEMDVVLEKFKSYGLRIEDDKKGCLCSA, encoded by the coding sequence ATGAACAGAAAAGAATTATCCAGAAAAATTATTGATACCTGCTTAGAAATGACGCGTTTAGGGTTAAATCAAGGCACAGCAGGGAATGTGAGTGTACGTTATAAAGATGGTATGTTAATCACACCAACGGGTACACCTTATGAATTATTAACTGAAGATAGTATTGTTTACGTTGATGGAGATAGAAATTTTGAAGAAGGTAAATTACCTTCAAGTGAATGGAATTTCCACCTTGCGGTTTATGAAAATCGTCCTGATTGTGATGCTGTTATTCATAACCATGCAATCAACTGTGCAGCTGTATCTATTTTGGAAAAAGAAATTCCAGCTATTCACTATATGATTGCTGTTGGTGGAACCGATCGCATTCCTTGTATTCCTTATGCAACTTTTGGTTCTCGTAAACTAGCGGAATATGTAGGTGAAGGAATCAAAGAAAGTAAAGCTATTTTACTTGCTCATCATGGTTTTATTGGTGCGGAGAAAAATCTAGATAAAGCATTGTGGCTTGCTCACGAAGTTGAAGTTTTGGCAGAATGGTATCTCAAATTACTCGCAACAAATCAACCTATTCCAATACTTCCAAGAGAAGAAATGGATGTGGTATTAGAGAAATTCAAATCTTATGGTTTAAGAATAGAAGATGATAAAAAAGGTTGCCTTTGTAGCGCTTAA
- the fucI gene encoding L-fucose isomerase → MKTFKPALPKIGIRPTIDGRRMGVRESLEDQTMNMAKSVKQLLESKIYHTTGEKVECVIADTCIGGVTEAAACAEKFKRENVGATITVTPCWCYGSETIDMDPHLPKAIWGFNGTERPGAVYLAAALAGHNQMGLPAFSIYGTEVCEADDTSIPADVEEKLLRFARAALTVANIRGKSYLSIGAVSMGIAGSIVNQPFFQEYLGMRNEYVDMTEIKRRLDREIYDKEEFELAFKWVKENCPEGIDVNTPEHQRTPEEREELWATVVKMTIIVRDLMVGNPRLADLDYGEEALGHNAVLAGFQGQRHWTDHLPNGDFMEAVLNTTYDWNGLRPPHLLATENDSLNGVGMLLGHQLTGQAQIFADVRTYWSPESVEKATGFKPEAGFIHLVNSGSASLDGTGQHTDENGQPVIKPFWEVTEEEAKRCYENTKWCPAVHEYFRGGGYSSQYLTKGGMPFTMHRINIVKGVGPVLQIAEGWSVELPKNVHDILNKRTNETWPTTWFTPRLTGKGAFTDVYSVMANWGANHCVATYGHVGADLITLASMLRIPVCMHNVDEKDIFRPSAWSAFGQEKEGQDYRACENFGALYK, encoded by the coding sequence ATGAAAACATTCAAACCTGCATTACCAAAAATTGGTATCCGTCCAACTATTGATGGTCGTCGTATGGGAGTACGTGAGTCCCTTGAAGATCAAACCATGAATATGGCGAAATCGGTTAAACAATTACTAGAAAGCAAAATTTATCACACGACTGGCGAGAAAGTAGAGTGTGTAATTGCTGATACTTGTATTGGTGGGGTAACCGAAGCGGCAGCTTGTGCTGAGAAATTTAAACGTGAAAATGTGGGTGCAACTATTACAGTAACACCTTGTTGGTGCTATGGTTCTGAAACCATTGATATGGATCCACACCTTCCAAAAGCGATTTGGGGTTTTAATGGTACAGAACGCCCTGGGGCAGTTTATTTAGCCGCTGCGTTAGCGGGTCATAACCAGATGGGCTTACCTGCATTCTCTATCTACGGTACAGAGGTTTGCGAAGCAGACGATACATCCATTCCAGCAGACGTTGAAGAAAAATTATTACGCTTTGCTCGTGCAGCCTTAACTGTGGCAAACATTCGTGGTAAATCTTATTTATCTATCGGTGCGGTTTCAATGGGTATCGCAGGTTCAATTGTGAATCAACCATTCTTCCAAGAATATTTAGGTATGCGTAATGAATATGTGGATATGACAGAAATCAAACGCCGCCTAGATCGTGAAATTTATGATAAAGAAGAGTTTGAACTTGCTTTCAAATGGGTGAAAGAAAACTGCCCAGAAGGCATTGATGTGAACACACCAGAACATCAACGTACACCTGAAGAACGTGAAGAACTTTGGGCAACAGTGGTTAAAATGACCATCATTGTGCGTGATTTAATGGTGGGTAATCCACGTTTAGCCGATTTAGATTATGGCGAAGAAGCGTTAGGTCATAATGCTGTATTAGCAGGCTTCCAAGGTCAACGCCACTGGACAGATCATCTTCCAAATGGTGACTTTATGGAAGCGGTATTAAATACCACTTATGACTGGAATGGATTACGTCCGCCACACCTTCTTGCTACGGAAAATGATAGCTTAAATGGTGTGGGAATGTTGTTGGGTCATCAACTAACCGGTCAGGCTCAAATCTTTGCTGATGTGCGTACTTACTGGTCACCTGAATCAGTAGAAAAAGCAACAGGCTTTAAACCAGAAGCAGGCTTTATCCACTTAGTGAACTCAGGTTCAGCAAGCTTAGATGGTACAGGGCAACATACCGATGAAAATGGTCAACCTGTGATCAAACCATTCTGGGAAGTAACCGAAGAAGAAGCAAAACGTTGCTATGAAAACACTAAATGGTGTCCAGCGGTTCACGAATACTTCCGTGGGGGCGGCTACTCATCTCAATATTTAACCAAAGGCGGAATGCCATTCACAATGCACCGTATCAACATCGTTAAAGGCGTTGGTCCTGTGTTACAAATCGCCGAAGGTTGGTCTGTTGAGTTACCTAAAAATGTCCACGATATTTTAAATAAACGTACCAATGAAACGTGGCCAACTACTTGGTTTACACCACGCTTAACAGGTAAAGGGGCATTTACTGATGTGTACTCTGTAATGGCGAACTGGGGTGCAAACCACTGTGTAGCAACTTACGGACACGTGGGTGCTGACTTAATTACCCTTGCATCAATGCTACGTATTCCAGTTTGTATGCACAACGTGGATGAAAAAGACATCTTCCGTCCAAGTGCGTGGAGTGCATTCGGTCAAGAGAAAGAAGGTCAAGATTATCGTGCTTGTGAAAACTTCGGTGCATTATATAAATAA